The following are from one region of the Endozoicomonas sp. 4G genome:
- a CDS encoding helix-turn-helix transcriptional regulator, with the protein MVEILKHEGVPAFAVIPYAMYEKLIELAEESKDIKDYDNFWENLESGNEEFITSDVADRLLNENPLKVWREYRDLTQDALSEKSGVSASMIAQIETGRKTGSVKTLAKLSEALSLSVEDIIE; encoded by the coding sequence ATGGTAGAAATACTGAAGCATGAGGGCGTCCCGGCATTCGCAGTAATCCCGTATGCCATGTATGAAAAGCTTATTGAGCTGGCAGAAGAAAGCAAAGACATAAAAGACTATGACAACTTCTGGGAAAATCTTGAGAGCGGTAATGAGGAATTTATTACTTCAGACGTTGCTGATCGTCTGCTGAATGAAAACCCTTTAAAAGTCTGGAGAGAGTATCGTGATCTCACTCAGGATGCACTTTCTGAAAAGTCTGGAGTTTCTGCATCCATGATTGCCCAGATCGAAACAGGAAGAAAAACAGGTTCCGTAAAAACCCTTGCCAAGCTTTCTGAAGCGCTCAGTTTGTCTGTAGAAGATATTATCGAATAA
- a CDS encoding Fic/DOC family N-terminal domain-containing protein: MTSYQPTDLPLAHENELETRQVLKKLAVAHRHLAELKGVVRSIPNEAILISTLTLQEAKDSSEVENIVTTHDELFKNNLTESPYSPATKEVKSYARALSRGFDTVRKTGMLRFQDILDVQQTLEENRAGLRKNPERVESLMTNLVAYLNDDELSDNDPLVKMAVIHFQFESIHPFYDGNGRTGRIINILYLVTQQLLNLPVLYLSRYIIRNKAQYYSRLQAVRDHGDWETWLLFMLEAVSETSKETTALIGEIKIQMQAVKHRMREELPKMYSQDLLNHLFCHPYTKIEFIEKELNVSRLTATKHLNQLCSKGFLVKQKMGRSNYYINEPLVKLFLDIGQ; encoded by the coding sequence GTGACCTCTTATCAACCGACTGACCTACCCCTGGCCCATGAAAATGAGCTGGAAACACGTCAGGTACTAAAAAAGCTGGCTGTCGCCCACCGGCATCTGGCAGAACTGAAAGGCGTCGTACGCTCCATTCCCAACGAAGCCATCCTGATCAGCACCCTGACGCTTCAGGAAGCCAAAGACAGCTCAGAGGTGGAAAATATTGTCACTACTCATGATGAGCTGTTTAAAAACAACCTGACAGAATCACCCTACAGCCCTGCAACAAAAGAAGTTAAAAGTTACGCCAGAGCATTGAGCCGTGGCTTCGACACTGTCAGGAAAACAGGGATGCTTCGCTTTCAGGATATTCTCGATGTTCAGCAAACACTGGAAGAAAACCGGGCAGGCTTACGAAAAAACCCGGAAAGGGTTGAGTCACTGATGACAAACTTGGTGGCCTATCTGAATGATGATGAGCTTTCAGACAATGATCCGCTGGTAAAAATGGCGGTTATTCACTTTCAGTTTGAGAGCATTCATCCTTTTTACGATGGCAATGGCCGAACAGGCCGGATCATTAATATTCTTTACCTGGTCACTCAGCAGTTACTGAATCTGCCAGTGCTCTATTTAAGTCGCTACATCATTCGAAACAAAGCTCAGTACTATTCACGATTACAGGCAGTGAGAGACCATGGCGACTGGGAAACCTGGTTGCTGTTCATGCTTGAAGCCGTGTCGGAAACATCGAAAGAAACCACTGCTCTGATCGGTGAAATAAAAATCCAGATGCAAGCTGTAAAGCATAGAATGCGTGAAGAACTACCCAAAATGTACAGTCAGGACCTGCTCAACCATCTGTTCTGTCACCCTTACACAAAAATCGAGTTTATTGAAAAAGAACTGAATGTCAGCCGACTGACCGCTACCAAGCACCTCAACCAGCTGTGCAGCAAGGGTTTTTTGGTTAAGCAAAAAATGGGGCGAAGCAATTATTATATTAACGAACCCTTGGTTAAACTGTTTCTGGATATTGGTCAATAA
- a CDS encoding HigA family addiction module antitoxin: MSRTRNRKPTHPGVVFRLDVLEPAGISVTKAAEVLDVSRKHLSEFVNQKKPCTRDLAIRIAIATNTSVASWLNMQTSLDVWEAEHQSSDFYMAVGSLALKP, encoded by the coding sequence ATGAGCCGAACCAGAAACAGAAAGCCGACTCATCCCGGCGTGGTGTTCCGTCTTGATGTACTGGAGCCTGCCGGAATCAGCGTGACTAAAGCGGCTGAAGTGCTGGACGTTTCCCGCAAGCACCTGTCTGAGTTTGTGAACCAGAAAAAACCCTGCACCCGAGACCTTGCCATACGGATCGCCATTGCCACCAACACCAGTGTCGCCAGCTGGCTGAACATGCAAACGTCGCTTGATGTATGGGAAGCTGAACACCAGAGCTCTGACTTCTATATGGCTGTGGGTTCGCTGGCGCTTAAACCCTGA
- a CDS encoding type II toxin-antitoxin system RelE/ParE family toxin has product MGINSKHAQRLTTRLDRLDAATQPADMRLPGYDFHKLNPKSAGRYSVHVNGPWCITFEFEGSNATNVDYEQYH; this is encoded by the coding sequence ATGGGAATAAATTCGAAACATGCGCAACGACTGACTACTCGCCTTGACCGTCTCGATGCTGCCACACAACCAGCTGATATGCGCTTGCCCGGATATGACTTTCACAAGTTAAATCCAAAGTCAGCCGGTCGCTACTCGGTGCACGTGAATGGCCCCTGGTGCATTACTTTCGAGTTTGAAGGCAGTAACGCAACCAATGTTGACTACGAGCAATATCATTAA
- a CDS encoding transposase — protein sequence MELRKATYKLYPTKQQAEALNHALRLHCEFYNAALQERIEAYRKCRISIKNKDQQPQIKVIREEIPEFATLNYSSLQVTLRRLDKAFSAFFRRVNSGVKEPGFPRFKSHKRYPGIGFSSHGDGWRFTPGEDWKHGRLRLTGVGHIRCRGKARVAGKIKSMELLHRGGEWLISLTMECNGVLREPASGKACGLDWGVNKLLSVATESDGYQVDNPRWFQQEREKLKALKQAVSRKKKGSNRWKKACKKLSTHHRKAANRRNHEHHQLSAQVASQYALVATEKLQVKNMTGSAKGTSEKPGKNVKQKAGLNREILDTAPATLLAMIAYKVKETGGLFIETPTRKLKPSQRCPVCWSVKKKTLKERVHQCEVCGCNEDRDIAAARVNLIWALNELGSETGLHRACSVKPPPNL from the coding sequence ATGGAACTACGCAAAGCAACTTACAAGCTATATCCCACAAAGCAGCAGGCCGAAGCCCTGAATCACGCTTTGCGGTTGCATTGTGAGTTTTATAATGCAGCACTTCAGGAGCGAATAGAGGCATACCGGAAGTGCCGTATATCCATTAAGAACAAAGACCAGCAACCGCAGATCAAGGTGATTCGTGAAGAAATACCGGAGTTTGCGACACTCAATTACAGCAGCCTTCAGGTCACTCTAAGACGACTGGATAAAGCTTTCTCAGCCTTCTTTCGTCGTGTCAACTCGGGTGTAAAAGAACCAGGGTTCCCCCGCTTCAAATCCCACAAGCGTTATCCGGGCATCGGCTTTAGCTCGCACGGTGATGGTTGGCGGTTCACTCCTGGAGAGGATTGGAAGCATGGACGATTGAGACTGACGGGTGTTGGTCACATACGTTGTCGCGGCAAAGCCAGAGTTGCAGGCAAGATTAAAAGCATGGAGCTTTTGCATCGTGGGGGAGAGTGGCTTATCAGCCTCACGATGGAATGCAATGGTGTATTAAGAGAACCGGCTAGCGGTAAGGCTTGCGGCCTTGACTGGGGAGTAAACAAGCTTCTCAGCGTTGCAACAGAATCCGATGGTTATCAGGTTGATAATCCCCGTTGGTTTCAGCAGGAAAGAGAAAAACTAAAGGCTCTGAAGCAAGCGGTTAGCAGAAAGAAAAAAGGCTCGAACCGATGGAAGAAAGCCTGCAAGAAGCTGTCCACTCATCACCGGAAAGCAGCTAACCGGCGCAACCATGAACATCATCAATTATCGGCTCAAGTAGCCTCGCAATACGCTCTTGTGGCGACTGAGAAATTGCAGGTCAAGAATATGACCGGCAGTGCAAAAGGTACCTCAGAGAAGCCCGGGAAAAACGTAAAACAGAAAGCAGGTTTAAACCGTGAGATTTTAGACACTGCGCCAGCGACCTTGCTGGCTATGATCGCCTACAAAGTGAAGGAAACTGGTGGGCTATTCATAGAGACACCGACAAGGAAACTTAAACCCTCGCAGCGTTGCCCTGTATGCTGGTCAGTGAAGAAAAAGACACTGAAAGAACGGGTGCATCAATGCGAAGTCTGTGGTTGCAATGAAGATCGGGATATTGCCGCCGCACGGGTTAATTTAATCTGGGCGTTAAATGAGTTGGGGTCGGAAACCGGCCTACACAGAGCTTGCTCTGTAAAACCACCACCAAATCTTTAG
- the tnpA gene encoding IS200/IS605 family transposase → MTKSSIKTLNHCTYALSYHLVLVTKYRRKVLSDAMVKRFKEMAKVRCEAWGGELIECESDNCDHVHLLIELPPTAALSDFVNALKTGTSRILRKEFGEQLSRFYTKPVLWSRSYFVSSTGGANIDTVNNYFASQGQG, encoded by the coding sequence ATGACTAAATCAAGTATTAAAACTCTAAATCACTGCACTTATGCACTTTCATACCATTTGGTTCTTGTTACCAAGTACCGGCGCAAAGTATTGTCTGATGCAATGGTTAAACGCTTTAAAGAAATGGCAAAAGTGCGTTGCGAGGCGTGGGGAGGGGAGTTGATAGAGTGTGAGTCGGACAACTGTGATCATGTTCATTTATTGATAGAGCTGCCGCCAACTGCTGCACTGTCGGATTTTGTTAATGCTTTGAAGACGGGAACAAGCCGGATCTTACGAAAAGAGTTCGGTGAACAGTTGTCGAGGTTTTATACAAAGCCCGTTTTATGGTCGAGGTCTTATTTTGTGAGCAGTACAGGTGGTGCAAATATCGATACCGTCAATAATTACTTTGCGTCCCAGGGGCAAGGCTAG
- a CDS encoding endonuclease/exonuclease/phosphatase family protein, producing MPAVEPPKAQNHSVSRDNQYVYSHNRFGRGCHFVGRFLSRPVSLVADSATKLFAHDRPGKSDSSSKTQSVPLLARKVARATAVTLFLVPSLALGVVGFSLRMIGNLFRKEISLIQSDAPPTTYRPERGLHLMTYNTGLMPSFIRNLNDLRSSQQRCHEIASALTRNPDITPDVVCFQEAFDQQATEQLCQDLSGHYHHIVHSVAPRETGLNSGLAIASKYPVKEATFRPFSDLAAEDQLANKGLLRIVLDLGNDKTAVVYNAHLQAKEGEVYEAIRNDELYQIRKWVEEDGHNDKQNKRYHVGTFLMGDLNVARSDEQGEVAKDHEYDNAMKALGPDFSNGYYDTHNEENDTRLADSSEPFFVDSDQAQENRQEPNGSWYLGAGNRMPQQWASKRWQEHPDVAGRCIYDYQLVHGDTEKKWASHVEIRQLGLDANNALESGLSDHLPVSVIYREAEGFSAAIADLEPEDFTAREVKELVDKLKRAYGHQPSNEISENVIDPAFAGVNPLSKIADLRFQHKEKPEIVNELNRLEKTLRQSMNPVSGASGADRPA from the coding sequence ATGCCTGCCGTCGAGCCACCTAAAGCACAGAACCACTCTGTTTCCAGAGATAACCAGTACGTTTATTCTCACAACCGCTTTGGTCGTGGTTGCCATTTCGTTGGGAGATTTCTGTCACGACCGGTTTCACTGGTAGCCGATTCGGCAACAAAGCTGTTTGCCCATGACCGGCCGGGCAAAAGCGACTCGTCTTCCAAGACGCAAAGTGTACCGCTGTTGGCCAGAAAGGTGGCCCGGGCGACTGCCGTGACACTGTTTCTGGTGCCCTCATTAGCATTGGGAGTAGTGGGGTTCTCCCTCCGCATGATCGGCAATCTGTTCAGGAAAGAAATTTCCCTGATTCAGTCTGATGCTCCACCCACCACTTATCGTCCTGAGCGGGGCCTGCATTTGATGACCTACAACACGGGCCTGATGCCGTCGTTTATCCGTAATCTGAACGACCTGCGCTCATCACAGCAGCGCTGTCACGAGATTGCCAGTGCATTAACCCGCAATCCTGACATTACTCCCGATGTTGTCTGCTTTCAGGAGGCCTTTGACCAACAGGCAACGGAGCAGCTCTGTCAGGATCTCAGTGGCCACTACCACCATATTGTTCACAGTGTTGCCCCCCGGGAAACCGGATTGAACAGTGGCCTGGCCATTGCCAGCAAATATCCCGTAAAAGAGGCAACATTCCGGCCTTTCTCTGATCTGGCTGCAGAAGACCAGCTGGCCAATAAAGGGTTGCTGCGGATCGTCCTGGATCTTGGTAATGATAAAACCGCCGTGGTTTATAATGCCCACCTTCAGGCCAAGGAGGGTGAAGTCTATGAAGCGATTCGCAATGACGAGTTGTATCAGATAAGAAAATGGGTTGAAGAAGATGGCCATAACGACAAACAAAATAAGCGATACCATGTCGGCACCTTCCTGATGGGAGACCTGAACGTTGCCCGCTCAGACGAACAGGGAGAGGTGGCTAAAGACCACGAGTACGATAACGCCATGAAGGCACTGGGGCCAGATTTCTCTAACGGTTACTACGATACCCATAACGAAGAAAATGATACCCGGCTGGCTGACAGCAGCGAGCCATTTTTTGTCGATAGCGATCAGGCGCAGGAAAATCGTCAGGAGCCGAATGGGTCATGGTATCTTGGCGCCGGAAACAGAATGCCTCAACAGTGGGCAAGCAAGCGCTGGCAAGAACACCCCGACGTGGCAGGGCGCTGTATCTATGACTACCAGCTGGTGCATGGGGACACTGAAAAAAAATGGGCATCCCATGTAGAAATACGACAACTGGGGCTTGATGCTAACAATGCTCTGGAAAGCGGGTTATCTGACCATTTGCCGGTTTCGGTTATTTACCGGGAAGCGGAAGGATTTTCCGCTGCCATTGCTGATCTGGAACCGGAGGATTTTACTGCCCGGGAGGTTAAGGAGCTGGTTGATAAACTCAAGCGTGCCTACGGTCATCAACCCAGTAATGAGATCAGTGAGAATGTCATTGATCCAGCGTTCGCAGGCGTCAATCCCCTGAGTAAAATTGCTGATCTAAGGTTTCAGCATAAAGAAAAGCCTGAGATTGTGAATGAGCTTAACCGGCTCGAAAAAACACTCAGGCAGAGTATGAATCCTGTTTCTGGGGCATCCGGGGCGGACAGACCTGCATAG
- a CDS encoding SbcC/MukB-like Walker B domain-containing protein, producing MKILSLRLKNINSLKGEWKIDFTEDHFRNNGLFAITGPTGAGKTTLLDAICLALYHQTPRLSTVSASDNELMTRHTSESLAEVEFEVQGQGYRSFWSQRRARGKADGKLQSPQVELAKLDGSIMTSRINDKLKIVSDITGLDFGRFTKSMMLAQGGFAAFLQASANDRAELLEELTGTDIYGEISRRVFERARTEQETLNLLQARTEGIELLDDSVLEQLTKEQTGLTESTGKIQSQMDELNRQQSWLEKKAELEQEKQTSGQLHQQNLEQRETHRETLKKLDEAIPALEIKPVYDQLSTLKTAAVHRQKQLDELLVQEQTLKEALIKKAQASKNAQENLEQVKQQKAETEQLIADQIIPLDLKIAEAERSLAELSEAQKELNKTLQLQQEQHSTRQQHHQQLQHSLKQASDYLTQHAHHEKLAEQLPLWHSQFDQRKSLTQQIHQLRHSLQEQNTQIKKNDTRRQKLLERQTASQERLTQSKHLLEQQQAQRQHWLGGQEEPALREQQQTLMEKVPLCQQLKTLVKQHLENQNSLCAEKTTLDDNKKKLTSVQTALTQQRDLYRKEAQHLKDLETLLLQEQKIASLSEHRHQLKEGEACPLCGSTTHPAIESYQQVDVDSTLHRHQEKKQLVAELEQQGTRKKQQETELKTLCTASEKRIRECQDQQASTLEEWQQLCQSLHLQLTISDTESVNAWLSSAREKMAAINEQVKQLDTLNQQLQSTQKTATQEQQQLDQKQSQLALLQQQLSQASEQVKTLSQQLSRQEQELSQLEASLQQSLQTALPTLASQDNWLTSQTALKERWQTCHQQSLEQQQALQTLNHEIQMHEQNLDQSRQQAGQLNRQLDQISAEQADRKDMRFTLFGELKVTEERSRIEQAIITAEQNVKNAETAFQTSQRAVSELSGSIQQHLNDQKAHQSELEEKATHWQTTLEDSPFDSSEQFQQALLAPEQRTELEALKNTLDKAIASSGERFKLAEATLAKLLKEALTEQASEEILTRLGQQTAELSLNHQRLGEIRQALTEDQKKRQQLSDWVARISQQKQQFAVWEHLNSLIGSAKGDKFRKFAQGLTLDHLIYLANQQLQRLHGRYQLHRKSGEALSMEVIDTWQGDTARDIKTLSGGESFLVSLALALALSDLVSHKTSIDSLFLDEGFGTLDQETLEIALDALDNLNASGKMVGVISHIESLKERIPTRIEVRKETGLGYSSLDKHYAVAG from the coding sequence TTGAAAATCCTCAGTTTACGTCTGAAGAACATCAACTCGCTTAAAGGTGAGTGGAAAATTGATTTCACCGAAGATCACTTTCGCAACAATGGCCTTTTTGCCATCACCGGTCCCACGGGTGCCGGAAAAACCACGCTGCTGGATGCTATCTGTCTGGCTCTCTATCACCAGACACCGCGACTGAGCACGGTTTCTGCCAGCGATAACGAGTTGATGACACGTCATACCTCAGAATCCCTGGCCGAAGTGGAGTTTGAAGTTCAGGGCCAGGGCTATCGTTCTTTCTGGTCCCAGCGTCGGGCCAGGGGCAAAGCGGACGGAAAGTTGCAAAGTCCACAGGTAGAGTTGGCGAAGCTGGATGGCTCCATCATGACCAGTCGTATTAACGACAAATTAAAAATCGTCAGCGATATTACCGGTCTCGACTTTGGTCGTTTTACCAAGTCCATGATGCTGGCTCAGGGGGGATTTGCCGCTTTTCTGCAAGCCAGTGCCAATGACCGGGCCGAGCTTCTGGAAGAACTGACCGGTACGGATATTTACGGAGAAATTTCCCGCCGGGTATTTGAGCGGGCAAGAACAGAGCAGGAAACGCTCAACCTGCTTCAGGCCAGAACGGAAGGCATTGAGCTGCTGGACGACAGTGTCCTGGAACAGCTGACTAAAGAACAGACGGGCCTGACGGAATCCACCGGCAAAATACAGAGCCAGATGGATGAACTGAACAGACAGCAGAGCTGGCTGGAAAAGAAAGCAGAGCTTGAGCAAGAAAAACAAACATCCGGGCAGTTACACCAGCAAAACCTCGAACAACGGGAAACCCATCGTGAAACACTGAAAAAGCTGGACGAAGCGATTCCTGCCCTGGAAATAAAGCCAGTCTACGACCAGTTATCGACCCTGAAAACAGCGGCTGTCCATCGCCAGAAACAGCTGGATGAACTGCTGGTGCAGGAACAGACACTTAAGGAAGCTCTGATCAAAAAAGCACAGGCCAGCAAAAATGCACAGGAAAATCTGGAGCAGGTCAAACAGCAAAAAGCAGAAACTGAGCAACTGATAGCGGATCAGATCATTCCCCTGGATCTTAAAATAGCCGAGGCTGAGCGCAGTCTTGCCGAGCTTTCTGAAGCACAAAAAGAACTCAATAAAACGCTTCAGCTCCAGCAAGAGCAACACTCAACACGGCAACAGCATCACCAACAACTTCAGCACTCTCTAAAACAGGCTTCTGACTATCTGACACAACACGCTCATCACGAGAAGCTGGCAGAACAACTGCCTCTGTGGCATTCGCAGTTTGATCAGAGAAAGTCTCTGACACAGCAGATTCATCAGCTCAGACACTCGCTGCAAGAACAGAATACTCAGATTAAGAAAAACGACACCCGACGTCAGAAATTACTGGAACGGCAAACTGCCAGTCAGGAGAGACTGACCCAGTCCAAACACCTGTTGGAGCAACAGCAGGCTCAACGCCAGCATTGGCTTGGGGGTCAGGAAGAGCCTGCACTCAGGGAACAGCAACAAACCCTGATGGAAAAAGTGCCCCTGTGCCAGCAGCTAAAAACTCTGGTTAAGCAGCACCTTGAAAACCAGAATAGTCTCTGTGCAGAAAAAACGACGCTGGATGACAATAAAAAGAAACTGACCAGTGTTCAGACAGCATTGACCCAACAAAGGGATCTTTACAGAAAAGAAGCTCAGCATCTGAAAGATCTGGAAACCCTGCTGCTGCAAGAACAAAAAATTGCCAGCCTCAGTGAACATCGTCATCAGCTGAAAGAAGGCGAAGCCTGCCCACTCTGTGGCTCAACCACACATCCTGCCATAGAGAGTTATCAACAGGTAGACGTCGACTCCACTCTTCATCGACATCAGGAAAAGAAGCAGCTTGTGGCAGAACTGGAACAGCAGGGAACCCGGAAAAAGCAACAGGAAACGGAGCTGAAAACCCTGTGCACTGCGTCAGAAAAACGCATTCGGGAATGTCAGGATCAACAGGCATCGACCCTGGAAGAGTGGCAGCAGCTTTGTCAGTCATTGCACCTGCAACTGACTATCTCTGACACGGAGTCAGTCAACGCCTGGCTGAGCAGCGCAAGAGAGAAGATGGCAGCCATCAATGAGCAGGTCAAACAGCTGGACACCCTCAATCAGCAACTGCAAAGCACCCAAAAGACGGCCACTCAGGAACAGCAGCAGCTCGATCAGAAACAGTCGCAACTGGCTCTGTTGCAGCAACAATTGAGTCAGGCTTCAGAGCAGGTCAAAACCCTGAGTCAGCAGCTTTCCCGGCAAGAGCAGGAACTGAGCCAACTGGAGGCCAGCCTTCAGCAATCCCTGCAAACAGCACTCCCGACACTGGCAAGTCAGGACAACTGGCTCACAAGCCAGACAGCGTTGAAGGAGCGCTGGCAGACCTGCCATCAGCAGAGTCTGGAGCAACAGCAGGCGCTGCAAACGCTCAATCATGAGATACAAATGCATGAGCAGAATCTGGATCAGTCCCGGCAGCAGGCCGGGCAATTAAATCGGCAGCTGGATCAGATCAGCGCAGAGCAGGCTGATCGCAAAGATATGAGATTCACCTTGTTTGGCGAACTGAAGGTCACTGAGGAACGCAGCAGGATCGAGCAGGCCATTATCACCGCTGAACAAAACGTTAAAAACGCAGAAACGGCGTTCCAGACATCACAGCGAGCGGTCAGCGAGCTGTCAGGCTCTATTCAACAACATCTCAATGACCAAAAAGCTCACCAGTCCGAACTGGAGGAAAAAGCGACACACTGGCAGACCACTCTGGAAGACAGCCCCTTTGATTCCAGCGAACAGTTTCAGCAGGCGTTGCTTGCTCCTGAACAACGTACTGAGCTGGAAGCATTGAAAAACACTTTGGACAAGGCCATTGCCAGCAGTGGTGAGCGTTTCAAGCTGGCGGAAGCCACCCTGGCAAAACTGTTGAAAGAAGCCCTGACTGAGCAAGCCTCTGAAGAAATCCTGACCCGCCTGGGACAACAGACCGCAGAGCTGAGCCTGAATCATCAACGGCTGGGTGAAATCCGGCAGGCACTCACCGAAGACCAGAAAAAACGTCAGCAGTTGTCTGACTGGGTAGCCCGGATCAGCCAGCAGAAACAGCAGTTTGCCGTCTGGGAACATCTCAACAGTCTGATTGGCTCGGCAAAAGGCGACAAGTTTCGTAAGTTTGCCCAGGGACTGACCCTCGACCACCTGATTTATCTGGCCAACCAACAGTTACAAAGGCTGCATGGCCGTTATCAGCTACACAGAAAGTCCGGCGAAGCCCTCAGTATGGAAGTCATTGATACCTGGCAGGGTGATACTGCCAGAGATATCAAAACCCTTTCAGGAGGCGAGAGCTTTCTGGTCAGTCTGGCGCTGGCACTGGCTTTGTCTGATCTGGTCAGCCATAAAACCAGCATTGACTCGCTGTTTCTCGACGAAGGCTTCGGCACACTGGATCAGGAGACACTGGAAATAGCGCTGGATGCCCTGGATAACCTCAATGCTTCGGGCAAGATGGTGGGTGTTATCTCCCATATAGAATCACTGAAAGAAAGGATACCCACACGGATTGAAGTCAGGAAAGAGACCGGGTTGGGGTACAGCTCTCTGGACAAGCATTATGCCGTGGCCGGCTAG
- the sbcD gene encoding exonuclease subunit SbcD, producing MKKVQISLILYGQSLFLINLQPMRILHTSDWHLGQHFMGKSREPEHQAFIRWLLATVNENSVDAILIAGDIFDTGTPPSYARTLYNRFIVDLQKTCCQQLIIVGGNHDSVSTLNESKDLLACLNTHVVGGVTENPQDQIVVLKNHQGEPGAVVCAIPFIRPRDVLESQAGDSDTDKQQALQNAIAGHYQTVFKLACDKNLPTIATGHLTTVGGQMTESVRDIYIGTLSAFPASAFPPADYIALGHLHRAQKVSDQAHIRYSGSPIPLSFDETSARKQVVLVDLEPNAAPTITELEVPTFRPLKSLKGSLETLQQALAQINDDSSLTTWLELEVSTDDYLTDLQKPIQTMLEDRNLEVLRVRRKREINRAALQSESKETLDELDVAEVFTRRLNDEDLDEQRTATLRQAFDEILASLDEPDDDNKTAEPESKKELMV from the coding sequence GTGAAAAAGGTACAAATTTCTCTTATTCTCTACGGTCAATCTCTCTTTCTGATTAATCTTCAACCCATGCGCATCCTCCACACATCTGACTGGCACCTTGGCCAGCACTTTATGGGCAAGAGCCGTGAGCCTGAACATCAGGCATTTATTCGCTGGCTGCTGGCAACCGTCAATGAGAACTCGGTGGACGCCATCCTTATTGCCGGTGATATTTTTGATACCGGAACACCTCCCAGCTATGCACGAACCCTTTACAATCGGTTTATTGTCGATCTTCAAAAAACCTGCTGCCAGCAACTGATTATTGTCGGCGGCAACCATGACTCGGTCTCAACCCTGAATGAGTCCAAAGATTTATTGGCCTGTCTGAATACCCATGTAGTGGGAGGCGTTACAGAAAACCCACAGGACCAGATCGTGGTTTTGAAGAACCATCAGGGAGAACCCGGCGCCGTCGTCTGTGCCATACCTTTTATTCGCCCCAGGGATGTTCTGGAAAGTCAGGCAGGCGACAGTGACACCGATAAACAACAGGCTCTGCAGAATGCCATTGCCGGACACTATCAGACAGTGTTCAAACTGGCTTGTGACAAAAACCTGCCAACCATTGCAACAGGACACCTGACCACGGTCGGTGGCCAAATGACCGAGTCGGTGCGGGATATTTATATTGGAACATTGTCGGCTTTTCCGGCCAGTGCTTTTCCTCCGGCAGACTACATCGCCCTGGGACACCTGCACCGTGCCCAGAAGGTCTCGGACCAGGCTCATATCCGTTACTCAGGCTCCCCCATCCCACTGAGCTTTGATGAAACTTCTGCCCGCAAACAGGTCGTGCTGGTGGACCTTGAGCCTAACGCTGCGCCAACCATCACCGAACTGGAAGTGCCCACCTTTCGCCCCCTTAAAAGTCTCAAGGGCAGCCTGGAGACCCTTCAGCAGGCACTGGCGCAGATCAATGACGACAGCTCACTCACCACCTGGCTGGAACTGGAAGTCAGCACTGACGACTACCTCACCGACCTGCAAAAACCGATACAGACCATGCTGGAAGACCGGAATCTGGAAGTATTAAGGGTGCGTCGAAAGCGTGAAATCAATCGCGCTGCCCTGCAAAGTGAAAGTAAAGAAACGCTGGATGAGTTGGATGTTGCTGAAGTGTTTACCCGGCGATTAAACGACGAAGACCTTGACGAACAACGCACAGCCACTCTCAGACAGGCGTTTGATGAAATCCTTGCCAGTCTGGATGAGCCGGATGACGACAACAAAACCGCTGAGCCTGAGAGCAAGAAGGAGTTGATGGTTTGA